From Streptomyces fungicidicus, one genomic window encodes:
- a CDS encoding DUF3291 domain-containing protein: MPTLGWITPNPAPAQKRVFVMASRFELKSLSDVPRFLIHSLRSWSQVKTAHGAYGASLVAQPFRRVFFTLSAWEDRGTLYAYAKTDPHGEAMRASRAACRRSTFVFWEADSAELPISWDEAKRRLDVKAREDAAQSGHAA, from the coding sequence ATGCCGACTCTCGGCTGGATCACCCCCAACCCCGCACCCGCGCAGAAGCGGGTCTTCGTCATGGCGTCACGTTTCGAGCTGAAGTCCCTGTCGGACGTGCCGCGATTCCTCATCCACTCCCTGCGCTCGTGGAGCCAGGTCAAGACCGCGCACGGCGCGTACGGGGCCTCCCTCGTCGCGCAGCCGTTCCGGCGGGTCTTCTTCACCCTCTCGGCGTGGGAGGACCGCGGCACGCTGTACGCCTACGCCAAGACCGATCCGCACGGCGAGGCGATGAGGGCGTCGCGGGCGGCCTGCCGGCGCTCGACCTTCGTCTTCTGGGAGGCGGACTCAGCCGAGCTGCCGATCAGCTGGGACGAGGCCAAGCGGCGCCTGGACGTGAAGGCGCGCGAGGACGCCGCCCAGAGCGGCCACGCAGCCTGA
- a CDS encoding MerR family transcriptional regulator, with the protein MKISELSRRSGVSIPTIKYYLRDGLLPQGQLTTAANQADYGEEHLRRLRLIRTLVGVRRLSVSAVKEILGAITEEGDLHQIFGIVTDARPAMHQQKASEEEAAGGETAGVHDARRLITEMGWEVSPETAAIRTLGDVLDALADVDSDIDWQSLLPYARLTDRISELDVRQMNGASGLLELAERAVLVSVLLEPALLALRRLAQEDKSARLFSGGADGGDAA; encoded by the coding sequence ATGAAGATCTCGGAGCTCAGCCGCCGCAGTGGGGTGTCCATCCCCACGATCAAGTACTACCTCCGGGACGGCCTGCTGCCCCAGGGGCAGCTGACGACGGCTGCCAACCAGGCCGACTACGGCGAGGAGCACCTGCGGCGACTGCGGCTGATCCGCACCCTGGTCGGGGTGCGGCGGCTCTCGGTGAGCGCCGTGAAGGAGATCCTCGGCGCCATCACCGAGGAAGGCGACCTGCACCAGATCTTCGGCATCGTGACCGACGCCCGGCCCGCCATGCACCAGCAGAAGGCGAGCGAGGAGGAGGCCGCCGGGGGCGAGACGGCGGGCGTCCACGACGCGCGCCGGCTGATCACCGAGATGGGCTGGGAGGTCTCCCCGGAGACCGCCGCGATCCGGACGCTCGGCGACGTCCTGGACGCCCTCGCCGACGTGGACTCGGACATCGACTGGCAGTCCCTGCTGCCCTACGCGCGGCTGACGGACCGCATCTCGGAGCTTGACGTCAGACAGATGAACGGCGCGTCCGGCCTGCTGGAGCTGGCCGAACGCGCCGTTCTGGTCTCGGTCCTCCTGGAACCCGCCCTGCTCGCCCTCCGCCGCCTCGCCCAGGAGGACAAGTCGGCGCGCCTGTTCAGCGGCGGCGCCGACGGGGGAGACGCGGCGTGA